AATGTATTTGCTCGGAAAATAATTTCATTTTAAAAGTTTTTTAAACTCATTATTCAATTGGTGAAAGAATGAAGTGAATGAATAGGGGGAAGATAAGAAAAAGGAAAGATTCGTAAGGAGTTTTCATCATGAATGTCTTTTATTTGACCATTGAAATTATCATTGGTTTCTTTTTCTTATTTATTGTCGTCAAATTTGTCGGGAAAAAAGTCATTAATCAAGTGACGCCCTTCACCTTTATCGCTTCCATCGTATTTGGCGAACTTCTAGGGAATGCACTATATGATGAGAAAATTAGTGTTTGGTATATCTTATATGCCATGACGATTTGGGGTCTGCTGTTCATTTTAGTTGAATATTTGGGACAAAAATTTCTATGGGCCAGAAAAGTATTTGAAGGAAAACCTTCTGCATTAATTGAAAATGGAAAAATTGATTTTAAGGCTTTAAAAAAAAATCGCTTGAATTTAAATCAATTGCAAAGTTTATTACGGCAAAGTGAAACATTTTCGATTAGAGAAGTGGCTTTTTGCTATTTAGAATCAAATGGATCGATTAGTATATTGAAAAAATCAAAATATCAAAAAACAACACGGGAAGATTTCAATTTATTGGATATGCCTGTTTTTGTACCAGTCACTATCATTCGCGATGGGGTTGTATTACGAGACGAGCTGATTGATTTAGGATTTGATGAAGAATGGCTGAAAATGCAATTAGCAGCGAATGGTGTGAAAGATTATAAAGAGGTACTCTTTGCTGAATGGTTAGAACAAGATGGATTGTTTGTACAAACGTATTAAATCCTTAAGTGTTGTCACAGATTAAACATAAATTGCATAAGCTAGGAAAAAGGGGAGATTCGAATGAAAAAATTCATCGAACTACTTGTCGCTGTATTTTATGCATTCATCGACCCAAAAAAAGTAGCTTGTGAGTTAAATGAATATTTTGAGACACAATATGATCATGGAGAATAAAAATATACGGTTACAAAAAGAGGGGAACATCTAACATTCACCCTCTTTTTTCATTATTTTGGAAACTTTAATATTTAGAACAGTGGATAACCTTTTAACTGCAAAATCCGTACGCCGATGAACAGGCGCTTGCGCATTTGTTCTTATTCATACATCGAAGCGACATGTTCTTGTAATTTCTCATCA
Above is a genomic segment from Oikeobacillus pervagus containing:
- a CDS encoding YetF domain-containing protein, producing MNVFYLTIEIIIGFFFLFIVVKFVGKKVINQVTPFTFIASIVFGELLGNALYDEKISVWYILYAMTIWGLLFILVEYLGQKFLWARKVFEGKPSALIENGKIDFKALKKNRLNLNQLQSLLRQSETFSIREVAFCYLESNGSISILKKSKYQKTTREDFNLLDMPVFVPVTIIRDGVVLRDELIDLGFDEEWLKMQLAANGVKDYKEVLFAEWLEQDGLFVQTY